A window from Brachionichthys hirsutus isolate HB-005 chromosome 4, CSIRO-AGI_Bhir_v1, whole genome shotgun sequence encodes these proteins:
- the rsrc2 gene encoding arginine/serine-rich coiled-coil protein 2 codes for MSESDNDSGNLTSPGSPVHHRKKHSMGSSKSPRSSKHHHSRSRSRSRDRKRDRKHRRSRSRSKEARKRDPLKSSKSHRKADEQQEPEGLSAERGDDRSRRKDGRLSRGRSLSKSHSRERRNHSRGRDKRRSRSRSRDKKKKARSRSGSRTKCRHHSRSRSKSRERKKKSEKVRRKSRSRSVNPPAFRGRNTAMDAQEALARRLERAKKLQEQKEKEVLEKQQQQQQEIVAVAAPIAAVAAAAAVTSPGLNVAALLASGTQVTPQIAMAAQMAALQAKTLAETGIAVPSFYNPSSVNPMKFADQEKKRKMLWGKKDGDKSQTAELWEKLNFGNKDQNVKFRKLMGIKGDDEAESSKPINDEGMRTLQKQEEMFRNLDVQYEMARSQTHTQRGMGLGFSSSFSRGMDSV; via the exons ATGTCG gaAAGTGACAACGATTCAGGTAATCTGACGAGTCCAGGTTCTCCtgttcatcacagaaaaaaacacagcatgGGGTCATCCAAATCTCCCAGAAGCTCAAAGCACCACCATTCGCGGTCGAGGTCACGCTCCAGGGACCGAAAAC gggacagaaaacacagacggAGTCGCAGCAGGAGTAAAGAG GCACGAAAGAGAGACCCTCTGAAGTCGTCCAAATCGCACAGAAAGGCCGACGAGCAACAAGAGCCAGAGGGACTTTCAGCGGAGCGTGGAGACGACCGATCCAGACGTAAAGACGGGAGGCTCTCCAGAGGCCGGAGCTTATCCAAGTCACACTCGCGAGAGAG GCGGAATCACAGCAGAGGTAGAGACAAACGTCGATCACGATCTCGCAGCCGGGACAAGAAAAAGAAGGCGAGGTCCCGCTCGGGTTCAAGGACTAAATGCCGTCACCATAGCAGAAGTCGGAGTAAGAGCAG GGAGCGAAAGAAAAAGAGTGAGAAAGTGCGTAGGAAGAGCAGAAGCAGGTCCGTTAATCCGCCTGCCTTCAGGGGCCGAAACACGGCTATGGATGCACAAGAGGCCTTGGCCAGAAG GCTGGAGAGGGCGAAGAAGCTGCAagaacagaaagagaaggaagtattggagaaacagcagcaacagcagcaggagatAGTTGCAG TAGCTGCCCCCATCGCAGCTGTTGCTGCCGCAGCAGCCGTTACGAGCCCAG GCCTCAATGTGGCAGCCCTCCTGGCCTCTGGGACGCAGGTCACGCCTCAGATCGCTATGGCAGCACAGATGGCAGCACTCCAAGCTAAAACTCTGGCAGAGACTGGTATCGCCGTGCCCAGCTTTTATAACCCATCCTCTGTAAACCCGATGAAGTTTGCAGAtcaggagaaaaagaggaaaatgcTATGGGGAAAGAAAGATGGG gaCAAATCACAGACTGCTGAGTTGTGGGAGAAGCTTAACTTTGGAAACAAGGACCAAAATGTAAAATTTCGCAAGCTAATGGGGATTAAA GGAGATGATGAGGCTGAATCATCGAAACCAATTAATGACGAAGGCATGAGGACGCTTCAAAAGCAGGAGGAAATGTTTCGAAACCTTGACGTCCAGTATGAGATGGCTCggtctcagacacacactcagagggGAATGGGTCTCGGCTTCTCGTCCTCGTTCTCCCGTGGAATGGATTCCGTCTAG
- the si:ch211-110p13.9 gene encoding uncharacterized protein si:ch211-110p13.9, translating to MSSCSTITLTLPQWAGGSRKIRFIYLANPTSFKLTSCPNKSSMVPLYLGADLFCNTDVRTENHPRHHAKFAKKGLATKINFASAFRFHGLKVPTATNSLWFYSVQGLFRVAFEMYNKREQLDVLETFQDVWKAHINDSPLKISYNLSVQLDSTLSSCSIEKDLRNEMSQPLHCRAGSQSEEAYGNGARDTSADHDYCSFPQQSLQTEQGEGVMSTVRQKLQSVSDKLSSEARSCTELQTIVLLLENIDQCISGNLQEKDVTETVLALLKIKDWGCVYSSYLLSRIGRWLGQQFHAANNRISQKVEGFKVHHIERISDLPPAEELATQLFPEAMQTLLLHWMGLSEDATLEKRHVEYPILLLILEFANHNLITGVAHVLYSSLICK from the exons ATGTCCAGTTGTTCAACTATTACTTTGACTTTACCGCAGTGGGCTGGCGGATCACGAAAGATTCGCTTTATTTACTTGGCTAATCCGACTTCATTCAAGCTGACATCGTGTCCCAACAAG AGTTCAATGGTTCCTTTATATTTAGGAGCCGATCTCTTCTGTAACACTGATGTCCGTACAGAGAACCATCCCCGACACCACGCCAAGTTTGCCAAGAAAGGATTAGCAACAAAAATTAACTTTGCCTCAG CGTTCAGGTTCCATGGGTTGAAGGTGCCGACTGCTACCAACAGCCTCTGGTTCTACAGCGTCCAAGGACTTTTTCGAGTAGCCTTTGAAATGTACAATAAGCGGGAGCAGCTTGATGTGCTAGAGACCTTCCAG GATGTTTGGAAAGCGCATATAAATGACAGCCCTCTCAAAATAAGTTACAACCTCAGCGTGCAGCTGGACTCTACGCTATCCAGCTGCTCCATTGAAAAAGACCTGAGGAATGAAATGTCACAACCTCTGCACTGCCGGgctggcagccaatcagaggaggcaTATGGCAACGGCGCACGTGATACATCCGCAGATCACGATTATTGTTCTTTTCCTCAGCAAAGCTTGCAAACTGAGCAAGGCGAAGGAGTTATGTCCACGGTGAGACAGAAATTGCAAAGCGTGTCTGATAAACTGTCTTCTGAGGCCCGAAGCTGCACAGAACTCCAGACAATCGTGCTACTGTTGGAGAACATTGATCAGTGCATCAGCGGGAATCTCCAAGAAAAGGATGTGACTGAAACCGTGTTGGCGCTGCTCAAGATCAAAGACTGGGGCTGCGTGTACTCGAGTTACCTGCTGAGTCGTATAGGCCGATGGCTCGGCCAGCAGTTTCATGCAGCCAACAACAGAATCAGCCAAAAGGTGGAGGGCTTTAAAGTTCATCATATTGAGCGAATTAGCGACTTGCCACCTGCGGAGGAACTGGCCACTCAGCTGTTTCCAGAAGCGATGCAAACACTGCTGCTTCACTGGATGGGCTTAAGCGAAGACGCTACTTTGGAGAAGAGACACGTCGAGTATCCGATCCTGCTTCTTATTCTTGAGTTCGCGAACCACAACCTCATCACTGGTGTGGCCCACGTGCTCTATTCCAGTCTCATATGTAAATAA
- the zcchc8 gene encoding zinc finger CCHC domain-containing protein 8 — MADIEFGDSELFQQLDDYAPRIATHIHFTNDEDDQEEKNQLRSRLEECDEYIERLVEENKSLRRKQNILTRPSNIAIENVNIDGPVLQIIYTNNAISKQCRQEIEDCICSVIWKHQKPCQENKQSTFQMKPQNSAFALDEDPQKSLTSSVRTTTEAFKVVGSVSYFTTFSLDKLGQPLVNENPQLTDGWDVPIYIQIFNQIIGTDGQEVEMKDRRSKSLCFNCGLSGHQLRDCPKPKDMAAINERRKEFNQNNNQAFQSNQRYHADEVEERFAKYKPGVVSKELLTALGIDGNTLPPLIYRMRQLGYPPGWLKVAEMENSGLNLYDGKFSYDGDRKDNTNLQDISYDVSKLIDFPGFNIPAPNKMKDEFMHYGSVPMQSNHMKENYAAYLSNNYATSSSTCNKRCLQSDSSPQLKKRSRLSPNGSSDMDIESDPGIPYPHDFHFQPPFPPGSPCFSSPPPLPQGTPPSTPTRPPLPKGTPPLTPTNGSPALRGRNSGDADETVAATEDDLTLEELEEQQRLIWAALEKADTATNSDCETPVMGTPAPSSPSVSTSTHTETEEETMDKIKPAESYDSSANQKESVVQDICSHKLELPKDRDDSPQNPEPVKKQEDTPQSPGPVKEKDNSPQSPGPVHVRDDSPQSPCPIKFQEDKLQIPVPDFGVPGDCASPDHLEKITAVPHRSNFAAGIVQFEDTPEFTEVAAATGTYLKIRDLLKGSPRNLIKKS; from the exons ATGGCCGACATCGAGTTTGGCGACAGCGAGCTCTTTCAGCAGCTCGATGACTACGCACCGCGCAttgcaacacacattcatttcacaaatgaCGAGGACGACCAGGAGGAGAAGAACCAGCTCAGGAGCAGACTGGAGGAGTGTGATGAGTACATTGAGCGGCTGGTCGAAGAGA ATAAAAGTCtaagaagaaaacagaacatcTTGACAAGACCGAG CAACATCGCAATTGAAAATGTCAACATAGACGGACCAGTTCTTCAGATAATTTACACCAACAACGCTATTTCTAA GCAGTGTCGTCAAGAAATAGAAGATTGCATCTGCAGTGTGATTTGGAAGCACCAGAAACCAtgtcaggaaaacaaacaatccACCTTTCAAATGAAACCTCAG AATTCAGCTTTTGCTCTGGATGAAGATCCACAGAAGTCTTTAACCAGTAGTGTCAGGACAACAACAGAAGCGTTCAAA GTTGTTGGAAGTGTCTCGTATTTCACGACTTTCAGTCTTGATAAGCTTGGACAGCCTCTGGTGAATGAAAACCCCCAGTTGACTGATGGATGGGATGTTCCAAT CTATATCCAGATTTTCAACCAAATCATTGGCACAGATGGACAGGAAGTAGAAATGAAAGACAGGAG ATCCAAATCATTGTGTTTCAATTGTGGATTGAGTGGCCATCAGTTGAGAGACTGTCCCAAG CCCAAAGACATGGCTGCAATTAATGAGCGAAGAAAAGAGTTTAATCAGAACAACAACCAGGCCTTTCAGAGTAACCAGCGATACCACGCTGATGAAGTGGAGGAACGGTTTGCTAAATACAAGCCTGGGGTCGTAAg TAAAGAACTGTTGACAGCTCTAGGAATCGATGGCAACACCCTCCCACCTCTGATCTATCGCATGAGGCAGTTGGGCTACCCACCAGGTTGGCTCAAAGTGGCAGAGATGGAAAACTCTGGCTTAAATCTATACGATGGAAAAT TTTCTTATGATGGAGATAGAAAGGACAATACCAATTTGCAGGACATCTCTTATGATGTTTCCAAATTGATAGATTTTCCAGGCTTCAATATACCTGCaccaaacaaaatgaaagat GAGTTCATGCATTATGGTTCTGTTCCAATGCAGTCCAATCATATGAAGGAAAACTATGCAGCCTATCTGTCCAACAACTACGCTACG TCGAGTTCCACCTGCAACAAGAGATGTCTTCAGTCTGACTCGTCTCcacagctgaagaagaggagcaggttAAGTCCTAATGGGAGCTCAGATATGGATATCGAATCTG ATCCAGGAATACCCTATCCTCATGACTTCCATTTCCAGCCGCCCTTTCCCCCTGGCTCACCTTGCTTCAGTTCACCACCTCCTCTACCCCAGGGCACCCCCCCTTCTACACCTACTCGCCCACCACTCCCTAAAGGCACACCACCGCTCACACCCACCAACGGCTCTCCAGCTCTGCGAGGGCGCAACTCTGGAGATGCTGATGAGACTGTGGCGGCGACAGAAGATGATCTGACATTGGAGgaactggaggagcagcagaggctgaTCTGGGCAGCTTTAGAAAAGGCTGATACTGCTACTAATAGTGACTGTGAGACCCCTGTAATGGGGACTCCTGCTCCCAGTTCTCCAAGTGTGTCCACATCTACACATACAGAAACGGAAGAAGAAACAATGGACAAAATTAAACCTGCAGAAAGTTACGATAGCAGTGCAAATCAAAAGGAATCGGTTGTCCAAGATATTTGCTCTCACAAACTAGAGCTGCCAAAAGATCGGGATGACAGTCCTCAGAACCCTGAACCAGTCAAAAAGCAAGAAGACACCCCTCAGAGTCCTGGTCCagtgaaagaaaaagacaacagCCCTCAGAGTCCTGGTCCAGTCCACGTTAGAGATGACAGCCCACAGAGCCCTtgtccaatcaaattccaggaAGACAAACTGCAGATCCCTGTTCCAGATTTCGGAGTGCCTGGAGATTGTGCTTCTCCAGATCATCTTGAAAAGATAACAGCTGTTCCTCATCGGAGCAATTTTGCAGCAGGCATTGTTCAATTTGAAGATACACCCGAATTCACGGAAGTTGCTGCTGCCACAGGGACATACCTTAAGATCAGAGACTTGCTGAAAGGTTCCCCCAGAAATTTGATTAAGAAAAGCTAA